The following proteins are co-located in the Wenzhouxiangella marina genome:
- a CDS encoding tetratricopeptide repeat protein has protein sequence MPRIRAIALLLLLMAVVGPARAGWDEGVAAFRNGDLARAVAEFSAVVNAQPDFAGGHFMLAQTLSSQGSRAEALSYFRRAYELDAGNVVYQFALAKAYLANGRAAEAVQMLERIDPSALPSSQRAEYQGLLQQARANAGFD, from the coding sequence ATGCCCAGGATTCGTGCGATTGCGCTGCTGCTCTTGCTGATGGCGGTTGTCGGGCCAGCTCGGGCCGGATGGGATGAGGGCGTGGCGGCGTTTCGGAATGGGGATCTTGCTCGAGCCGTGGCGGAATTCAGTGCCGTTGTCAACGCGCAGCCTGATTTTGCAGGGGGACACTTCATGCTGGCCCAGACCCTTTCGAGTCAGGGCAGCAGGGCTGAAGCGCTTTCTTATTTCAGAAGGGCCTACGAGCTGGATGCCGGAAATGTCGTTTACCAATTTGCCCTGGCCAAGGCCTATCTGGCGAATGGCCGGGCCGCCGAGGCGGTCCAGATGCTCGAGCGGATCGATCCTTCCGCGCTGCCTTCATCGCAGCGTGCGGAGTACCAAGGATTGCTCCAGCAGGCCCGGGCGAACGCCGGGTTTGACTGA